The genomic region CGAGACCGTGGACGGACTGATTCAGGGCGGGGTGGTGAAGATTCCGGTAAGACTGACATCCTCTGCTATGCGTGCACGTTTCAACCCGGCGGACGGCCAGCTCTATGTGGGAGGTCTTCGCGGCTGGCAGACCAATGCGGCCGAGCTCGGTGGCATCGACCGTATTCGCTACACAGGTGAACCAGCTCACACACTCACATCCGTGGAAGCCAAGGAAGGCGGCCTGAAGCTGAGTTTTAACTTCACGCTCGACGACGAACTGGCGGAAGACCCTGAGAGCTACGCGATCAAGGCAGCAAACATCAAGTGGAGCCGTGAGTACGGCACCAAGGAGTACAAGGTAGACGGAAGCGGTGAGGGCTGGTCCAAGATGAAAGTGACGGATGCCAAGATGTCCGAAGATGGCAAGTCCGTCTTCATCAAGGTGAAGGGTCTCAAGCCGGTGCATGAGCTGCAGCTCGATATCGACGTCGAAACAGAAGATGGCGACGAAGTCCTCTTCCCGACTTGGATGACGATTCACAAGCTTGGTAAGTAAGTCGGCTTACTGCGCATTATAGTTCTCGCGGACATAGGCCAGGCCTTGTTCGCGAGATGTGATGTTTTATTATGTTTTAAGTTATATTAATATATTTTGTTATGCGCGCTGTTTCATATGGAGACAAGCGGCATCATTTTGCATGGGTGGGGGATGTTGTAGTATTAAATGGGTTGAATGATCAGTGTATCGATATTCGGTTTCACTGATTTGTTAGGGAGATCACTCCTGAAATATAAATAAACCCATCATGAAACACACAACACATAGAAGACTTCTAAGTCGAGATGCTATCGTTGCGGCCGCACTTGCATTTCCACAAGTAGTTGTTGGAGCTCCAGCGGCCCCGGGTGGCGGAGCAGGAGCTTGGACGAGCTTCAATGAAGAGGTGCCCTCTTGGGTCACTTTTGCTCCTAATGGCATGCCGATACTTCACAGCTCTCCTAGTTCGAAAGCTCAAGTATATTTGGATTTTGACGGTGATCCAAACCGCATTGGAGATGACGGTAACCCAGTAAGAGCCATCGATTTTGATGGTGATCCAACTACGTTTAACGCGTATGAGCAGCAGTATATCTACAACTGGTGGCTTTCGACTTCAGCCATGTATTCTATGTTTGATATTGATGTCACTACAGAGGTTGATCTCAATGACCCTCGTTCTTGGAATCTTGTCTCCCCGTCATGGAATGGAGGTGCAGCAGGATTCGGTTCCTTTGGGATGACTGAGGGTACCTCTGTTATATCTACTGGGTTTGGGCCATATTCTACAGTAATTGGGCATGAAGGTGGGCACACATTTGGTCTTCCTCATGCGATTAACTGGGATAAGTACGGTGATCTGACAGAAGCTTATTACGGCAACCCGGATAACTTGCGGGCAGCAGTGATGGGGTCAGCCGATAATGTCCAAAATAAATGGTATAACAAAAACCATTGGGGGTATGATGATACTATTTTTGATGATATCTCACGGGTCATAAGCACTGTGCAGTCTCATGTTCCTGCGAGTTCAGGATACCGACCAGATGATCATGCCGATGCGCTTGGAAGTGCTGCTGCTCTGACCGCGCAAGGTACAGGCTTCCGTGGGGAAGGGGTTATCGAGCAAATGTCCGATGTAGATATGTTCAGTTTTACCTGGGCTGGAGGACGCATGTCCTTGCATACTGCAGCTGTTGAGATTTCCCCTGTATGTTTGAAGGTGAGCTTGCTGGACTCAAACGGAGATGTGATTGCTCATGTTGATAATGGTAAGAACATTCAATGGCTTCAGGACGACCTAGCCGCAGGCACTTATTATCTTAAGCTTGAGAGTGCAGGCAGGTATAGTGACTTGGGTAGTTACCGCATCTATGTGGATGCGACGCCTAATGACTGGTATGCTCAGAATGTTGGAAATGTTCGCTTGGCCCGTGAGAATTATTATGACTCCGCAACAGGTGAGTGGTCATTGGATGTAGCCAGTCGTGATGTGTGGGGTGCGGGAGACAGTTTCATGTTTACCTACCAGAGACTAGATGGGGATGGAGAGATTATCGCACATTTGAAGTCTCAGGAGTACATTGATAATGCGTGGACTAAAAGTGGTGTGATGATTCGTGAGTCTCTAGACCATGATTCCAAACACGTCTTTGCGCTATCTTCTTCCTCCAATGGGACACGTGTGCAATACCGCTCAGCTACAAGCGGTAGTTCGTCTGATGTTAATGGTGGTAACTCGAACAAATGGCTCCGCTTGGTGCGCTCCGGAGATACTGTCAGCTCCTATGCATCAGCTGATGGTACAAACTGGACTTTGATGAATAGCCAGAGCATTCCAATGGCCCAGCAGGTGTACATTGGCTTGGCGAATTGCTCCAATAATCACACGCGTGCTGTGACTGCTATTTTTGATAATGTGACCGTCACTGGAACTCTGGTGAATGAGGATCCAGCCACCAACTCCCTCTCTGTGCCAGCGGTTGTGAATGTAACTTCTTCCACGCACGACAGTGTGGACTTGAGTTGGGATTCGGTATCAGGTGCTACAGGCTATACCATTGAAAAATCAATGAATGGTGTGGACTTCGTCAGTGCTGGTATCGTTGCTAGCGGGACTACCTCTTATCAGGTCACTGGACTAGATGATGGGCGACTTCACTTTTTCCGCATCAGGGCTAACGATGGGAATACCGTTTCTGCCGCATCTGTAGCTGTAGAGTCTACAACACGTCCGGGACCAGTACGTGACCTGCGCCTCATTTCTCTTAGTACCACTACCATTGTATTGGACTGGGAGGAGCCTTTTGGTGAGACAGGATATCGCATTGAGCGCTCTCTTGATGGCGTGAATTACACGACTGTCGGAACTGCTGTGCAGCATGGTCGTAAGTTCGTGGACTCATGGGCATTCTCAGGGTTGCGCTATTACTATCGTGTGGTGACACTTGATGAGTATGGTGACTCCGCATCTATCGTAATACGTCGCGATGAAGATCCATTGATCGATGACGATGGGTCCACTGGTATCATGCCTTGGGTCAGAGAAATTGAGTACGGTACTCCAGCCTTGGTAAAGCAAGGAAGTATAGCTGGAAATAGAACGAAGGCAGTGGATCTATCAGCTATTAACGGTGATGCCTCCTATGAGTTTCTAGTGGAGGCCATAGATGATGGGCAGACGAGTGTCAACCTGCTGGAGGGGAATGGTTTCGCCTTGAAGTTCGAACAATGGAATGACCGTAATGAATTCGGCGTTACTCAGTTCGGTGCTGCTGATTGGTCTTTTACTGCAGTAAACGGACAATCTGTGGCCAGTCCTTATGGTTCAGTTCAACATGTGGTCTTTACCGTAGATACCACGCTAAATGAAACACGTTTGTATGTGGATGGAGTGCATGTTGGTAGCTTTAGCCAGGCTGTAGAGCTTGGCGGTGGGGCTGCAACACTTGGTCAAAGCAACATGCGCAGTGATGGTGCCACAGGAATCCATGCATTTGCAGCTTATAACACGATATTGAGTGTGTCTGAAATGTTGGCTCGCAAGAATGCATGGTTCACCGGTGTTAATACAAACCAGGCTCCGACAGCAAGTGATGCTGTATTCAGTGTGACTGAAAATAGTCTGGCTGGCACAGTAGTAGGATCAGTTGTAGCAATGGACCCGGATCAAGGTCAGGTATTGAGCTATGCCATCACTGCGGGTAACTCTGGTGGAGAATTTAGTATCAATGCATCGACTGGTGAGATTACTACGGCGGCTTCATTAAACTATGAGTCAACAAGTCAGTATGTGCTAACTGTGGAAGTAAGCGATAACGGAAATCCGGCATTAAGTGACGTTGCGGAGATTTTTGTGAACGTGACGAACGTGAACGAAGCGCCTAGCGCTGCAGATGGTAGTGGCAGCGTAGCCGAAAATGCATCTGCCGGTGCTATTGTTGCGACTGTAGGTACGAGTGACCCTGATGCTGGAGATGTGCTGAATTACGAAATCACTTCTGGCAATACTGGCGGTGCCTTCTCCATCAACGGTACTGGCGAAATAGCGACTACTATGCCCCTGAACTATGAGGAGCTGAGTAGCTATAGCCTTACTATTGCAGTAACGGATGCAGGTGGATTGAGCGATACTGCTACGATCACAGTAAGTGTTACGGATCTGAATGAAAGTACCCTGACTGGAGTACAGGCTTGGGAAGAGGCGGTTCATCAAGGTAGTGCTTTTGTGCACAAGCGTATCAGTCCTCTCTCTGGGAATACGACCACAACAGTCGACTTGTCCGCAATCAGTGGCAGTGCTACCTATGAGTTTGTAGTCGATGCTCAGGATCTAGGGCGTGCTGCAGTGCATTTGCTAGACGGTAACGGCTGGAGTTTGAGGTTTGAGCAGTGGAACAATACCAATAAGCTTGGCGTCACCAAATATGGGGACAGTGACTATCTACTAACTCCAGAGTCAGGACAGTCTGTAGACTCACCTTATGGCGCGGTACATCATATCGTGTATGTAGTCGATGTTGTTAATATTAAGACATCAGTATTCGTTGACGGA from Rubritalea squalenifaciens DSM 18772 harbors:
- a CDS encoding cadherin domain-containing protein — encoded protein: MKHTTHRRLLSRDAIVAAALAFPQVVVGAPAAPGGGAGAWTSFNEEVPSWVTFAPNGMPILHSSPSSKAQVYLDFDGDPNRIGDDGNPVRAIDFDGDPTTFNAYEQQYIYNWWLSTSAMYSMFDIDVTTEVDLNDPRSWNLVSPSWNGGAAGFGSFGMTEGTSVISTGFGPYSTVIGHEGGHTFGLPHAINWDKYGDLTEAYYGNPDNLRAAVMGSADNVQNKWYNKNHWGYDDTIFDDISRVISTVQSHVPASSGYRPDDHADALGSAAALTAQGTGFRGEGVIEQMSDVDMFSFTWAGGRMSLHTAAVEISPVCLKVSLLDSNGDVIAHVDNGKNIQWLQDDLAAGTYYLKLESAGRYSDLGSYRIYVDATPNDWYAQNVGNVRLARENYYDSATGEWSLDVASRDVWGAGDSFMFTYQRLDGDGEIIAHLKSQEYIDNAWTKSGVMIRESLDHDSKHVFALSSSSNGTRVQYRSATSGSSSDVNGGNSNKWLRLVRSGDTVSSYASADGTNWTLMNSQSIPMAQQVYIGLANCSNNHTRAVTAIFDNVTVTGTLVNEDPATNSLSVPAVVNVTSSTHDSVDLSWDSVSGATGYTIEKSMNGVDFVSAGIVASGTTSYQVTGLDDGRLHFFRIRANDGNTVSAASVAVESTTRPGPVRDLRLISLSTTTIVLDWEEPFGETGYRIERSLDGVNYTTVGTAVQHGRKFVDSWAFSGLRYYYRVVTLDEYGDSASIVIRRDEDPLIDDDGSTGIMPWVREIEYGTPALVKQGSIAGNRTKAVDLSAINGDASYEFLVEAIDDGQTSVNLLEGNGFALKFEQWNDRNEFGVTQFGAADWSFTAVNGQSVASPYGSVQHVVFTVDTTLNETRLYVDGVHVGSFSQAVELGGGAATLGQSNMRSDGATGIHAFAAYNTILSVSEMLARKNAWFTGVNTNQAPTASDAVFSVTENSLAGTVVGSVVAMDPDQGQVLSYAITAGNSGGEFSINASTGEITTAASLNYESTSQYVLTVEVSDNGNPALSDVAEIFVNVTNVNEAPSAADGSGSVAENASAGAIVATVGTSDPDAGDVLNYEITSGNTGGAFSINGTGEIATTMPLNYEELSSYSLTIAVTDAGGLSDTATITVSVTDLNESTLTGVQAWEEAVHQGSAFVHKRISPLSGNTTTTVDLSAISGSATYEFVVDAQDLGRAAVHLLDGNGWSLRFEQWNNTNKLGVTKYGDSDYLLTPESGQSVDSPYGAVHHIVYVVDVVNIKTSVFVDGFLVGTANQVPELNIASIVLGDTNMRSDASTGIHVFAAYDDVLAGGEIAAHYQAWSGQTPNSAPVIAGQSFSIAENSTIGTVVGTIVAADPDQGQSLSYAITAGNTGGEFTVNSGTGEITTTTALDYEKNSQYVLSVEVTDAGLLSDTASITVNVNDVNEAPVANDHSGSVSEDAVAGTTVVTVTSSDVDAGDSASYAITGGNVGGSFSIDSATGEITTAVALDYEITTAYLLTVSVTDGGGLTDYALVDISVNDVADQVTSYSSDAELVVLGGQISGSYLDTQASNNVYEVLQEEKTSGKPNTRVSSLEHTWSFDIGTAGALVELSVEAFHSANNEGDDFVFGYSKDGIVFTDVITVTKTSDDNTAQVAMLPAGISGTVYIRVMDTDRTVGSGSQDSISIDQLKLEVTR